In Phaseolus vulgaris cultivar G19833 chromosome 10, P. vulgaris v2.0, whole genome shotgun sequence, a single genomic region encodes these proteins:
- the LOC137819741 gene encoding PHD finger protein ALFIN-LIKE 4-like isoform X1 produces the protein MDSRTYNPRTVEEVFRDFKGRRAALIKALTTDVEDFYNQCDPEKENLCLYGFPSEQWEVNLPAEEVPPELPEPVLGINFARDGMQEKDWLSLVAVHSDAWLLAIAFYFGARFGFDKADRKRLFNMINELPTIFEVVTGAAKKQVKEKPSVSNHSGSKSKSSSKAQRAPESQSRQSKPLQQPKEEDEDLEEQDEDEHGETLCGACGEHYGTDEFWICCDICEKWFHGKCVKITPARAEHIKQYKCPSCSNKRARP, from the exons ATGGACTCGCGCACGTATAATCCACGCACTGTCGAAGAGGTTTTTAGGGATTTCAAGGGCCGGAGAGCTGCTCTCATCAAAGCCCTTACCACTG ATGTTGAAGATTTCTACAACCAATGTGATCCTG AGAAGGAGAATCTCTGCTTGTATGGCTTTCCCAGTGAACAGTGGGAAGTAAATTTACCTGCTGAAGAAGTACCACCTGAGCTTCCTGAGCCCGTGCTGGGCATTAACTTTGCTAGGGATGGCATGCAAGAAAAAGACTGGCTATCTTTAGTTGCTGTCCATAGTGATGCATGGTTACTTGCTATAGCATTCTATTTTGGAGCCAGATTCGGGTTTGATAAAGCTGACAG GAAACGGCTTTTCAACATGATCAATGAACTGCCAACAATATTTGAAGTTGTTACTGGTGCAGCAAAGAAGCAAGTTAAGGAGAAACCTTCTGTTTCAAACCACAGTGGCAGCAAGTCGAAGTCCAGCTCTAAGGca CAACGGGCTCCGGAATCTCAGAGTAGACAGTCAAAGCCATTGCAACAACCAAAAGAAGAGGATGAAGATCTGGAAGAACAAGATGAAGATGAACATGGAGAGACCTTGTGTGGGGCATGTGGTGAGCATTATGGCACTGATGAATTCTGGATTTGCTGTGACATCTGTGAGAAATGGTTCCATGGTAAATGTGTGAAGATTACCCCAGCTAGGGCAGAGCATATCAAGCAATACAAGTGTCCATCATGCAGTAACAAGAGAGCTCGCCCTTGA
- the LOC137819739 gene encoding polyadenylate-binding protein-interacting protein 4 isoform X3, protein MNLEQIGQPKSSNGYIRRKSEKDGATKSDYKIPSGKSNASSRLPSTGVVSDNKGGSYGSPSHDRLVYLTSCLIGQHVEAQVKNGSIYSGIFHATNTDKDYGIILKMACLTKDGSLQGQRFRVESFSKAPSKTLIIPSNDLVQVIAKDVSVFRDGQTSAPHYDDMHHEIMVDSVISQSRHVETGRELQRWVPDEDDPECPELENIFDGPWNRGWDQFETNKMLFGVKSTFNEELYTTKLEKGPQTRELEKQALRIAREIEGEETQDLHLAEERGLYHNFDIDEETRFSSVYRGNTVDDSGYDENEDKLLDSDSHNSERFDNIYGLVIKRPGEVSGQKGNNGAQKLANFSSVDHSELSQSRSGMDLCRSGSNDHAKQLASEHPAQSCSFSDGESRIQENSANNLHGANDNTVEENWIQAQDVQLSKSQDLRSSLESKKDGSDEGGLSSNHILLKTPEENVSVGETKSVIARGRLGTSTSGPGLSPSSSVGSLSSEKSTLNPYAKEFKLNPNAKSFMPSQAHARPRSPVSDGSFYYPATVSTVPNMPAMPMGIGVGTTFAGPQPVMYNPQVAQMPSQPYFHPNGPQEMPYKGRDY, encoded by the exons ATGAATTTGGAACAAATTGGGCAGCCTAAATCATCTAATGGATACATCCGTCGAAAATCTGAGAAAGACGGAGCAACTAAGTCTGATTACAAGATCCCCTCTGGAAAGTCAAATGCCAGCAGCAGATTACCGAGTACAG GTGTAGTGTCTGACAATAAAGGTGGTAGTTATGGGAGTCCTTCACATGATCGACTAGTATATTTAACATCATGCCTTATTGGGCAGCATGTGGAAGCCCAGGTGAAAAACGGATCTATATACTCTGGAATATTTCATGCAACAAATACTGACAAAGATTATG GAATCATTTTGAAAATGGCTTGTTTGACAAAGGATGGCTCCTTGCAAGGACAGAGATTTCGTGTAGAATCTTTCAGCAAAGCTCCTTCTAAGACTTTAATTATACCTTCCAATGACCTTGTACAAGTTATAGCAAAG GATGTTTCTGTTTTCAGAGATGGCCAAACTAGTGCACCTCACTATGATGACATGCATCATGAGATCATGGTTGATTCAGTAATATCTCAATCTCGACATGTTGAGACAGGCAGAGAATTACAGCGATGGGTACCTGATGAAGATGATCCAGAATGCCCTGAACTGGAAAATATCTTTGATGGCCCTTGGAATAG ggGATGGGATCAGTTTGAAACGAACAAAATGTTATTCGGTGTAAAAAGCACATTCAATGAGGAGTTATATACAACAAAACTTGAAAAAGGGCCGCAGACAAGAGAGTTGGAAAAGCAAGCTTTAAGAATTGCAAGAGAAATTGAGGGTGAGGAAACCCAAGATCTCCATCTAGCAGAG GAAAGAGGCCTTTACCATAACTTTGATATTGATGAAGAAACCAGATTCTCTTCAGTCTATAGGGGTAACACTGTTGATGATAGTGGATATGACGAAAATGAGGATAAGTTGTTGGATTCGGATTCACACAATTCTGAAAGGTTTGATAATATTTATGGTTTAGTCATCAAGAGACCAGGTGAAGTTAGTGGTCAGAAAGGCAATAATGGAGCTCAAAAATTGGCAAATTTCTCCTCTGTG GATCACTCCGAATTATCCCAGTCAAGAAGTGGTATGGATTTATGTCGTTCTGGTTCTAATGATCATGCTAAGCAGTTAGCATCTGAACACCCTGCCCAGAGTTGCTCATTTTCAGATGGTGAAAGCAG GATTCAGGAGAACTCAGCTAATAACCTACATGGAGCCAATGATAATACTGTGGAAGAAAATTGGATA CAAGCTCAGGATGTCCAACTGTCAAAATCTCAGG ATTTACGGTCATCACTGGAGTCTAAGAAAGATGGTTCTGATGAAGGGGGGTTATCTTCTAATCatattttattgaagactcCTGAAGAAAATGTGTCGGTTGGGGAAACAAAGTCTGTAATTGCACGTGGAAGACTAGGTACATCAACCTCTGGTCCTGGTCTATCACCGAGTTCTTCGGTTGGTTCCCTGTCTTCGGAGAAGTCAACTCTGAATCCCTATGCCAAG GAGTTCAAACTCAACCCTAATGCAAAGAGTTTTATGCCATCCCAAGCACATGCTAGGCCCCGCTCCCCAGTGTCTGATGGTTCCTTCTATTACCCTGCTACTGTATCTACCGTACCAAATATGCCAGCCATGCCCATGGGTATTGGA GTTGGAACTACTTTTGCAGGGCCGCAGCCTGTCATGTATAATCCACAAGTGGCACAAATGCCATCCCAACCATATTTTCATCCAAATGGACCACAG GAGATGCCGTATAAGGGACGGGATTATTGA
- the LOC137819739 gene encoding polyadenylate-binding protein-interacting protein 4 isoform X1: MNLEQIGQPKSSNGYIRRKSEKDGATKSDYKIPSGKSNASSRLPSTGVVSDNKGGSYGSPSHDRLVYLTSCLIGQHVEAQVKNGSIYSGIFHATNTDKDYGIILKMACLTKDGSLQGQRFRVESFSKAPSKTLIIPSNDLVQVIAKDVSVFRDGQTSAPHYDDMHHEIMVDSVISQSRHVETGRELQRWVPDEDDPECPELENIFDGPWNRGWDQFETNKMLFGVKSTFNEELYTTKLEKGPQTRELEKQALRIAREIEGEETQDLHLAEERGLYHNFDIDEETRFSSVYRGNTVDDSGYDENEDKLLDSDSHNSERFDNIYGLVIKRPGEVSGQKGNNGAQKLANFSSVDHSELSQSRSGMDLCRSGSNDHAKQLASEHPAQSCSFSDGESRIQENSANNLHGANDNTVEENWIQAQDVQLSKSQDLRSSLESKKDGSDEGGLSSNHILLKTPEENVSVGETKSVIARGRLGTSTSGPGLSPSSSVGSLSSEKSTLNPYAKEFKLNPNAKSFMPSQAHARPRSPVSDGSFYYPATVSTVPNMPAMPMGIGVGTTFAGPQPVMYNPQVAQMPSQPYFHPNGPQYGQLMGHPRQVLYVPSYQPEMPYKGRDY; this comes from the exons ATGAATTTGGAACAAATTGGGCAGCCTAAATCATCTAATGGATACATCCGTCGAAAATCTGAGAAAGACGGAGCAACTAAGTCTGATTACAAGATCCCCTCTGGAAAGTCAAATGCCAGCAGCAGATTACCGAGTACAG GTGTAGTGTCTGACAATAAAGGTGGTAGTTATGGGAGTCCTTCACATGATCGACTAGTATATTTAACATCATGCCTTATTGGGCAGCATGTGGAAGCCCAGGTGAAAAACGGATCTATATACTCTGGAATATTTCATGCAACAAATACTGACAAAGATTATG GAATCATTTTGAAAATGGCTTGTTTGACAAAGGATGGCTCCTTGCAAGGACAGAGATTTCGTGTAGAATCTTTCAGCAAAGCTCCTTCTAAGACTTTAATTATACCTTCCAATGACCTTGTACAAGTTATAGCAAAG GATGTTTCTGTTTTCAGAGATGGCCAAACTAGTGCACCTCACTATGATGACATGCATCATGAGATCATGGTTGATTCAGTAATATCTCAATCTCGACATGTTGAGACAGGCAGAGAATTACAGCGATGGGTACCTGATGAAGATGATCCAGAATGCCCTGAACTGGAAAATATCTTTGATGGCCCTTGGAATAG ggGATGGGATCAGTTTGAAACGAACAAAATGTTATTCGGTGTAAAAAGCACATTCAATGAGGAGTTATATACAACAAAACTTGAAAAAGGGCCGCAGACAAGAGAGTTGGAAAAGCAAGCTTTAAGAATTGCAAGAGAAATTGAGGGTGAGGAAACCCAAGATCTCCATCTAGCAGAG GAAAGAGGCCTTTACCATAACTTTGATATTGATGAAGAAACCAGATTCTCTTCAGTCTATAGGGGTAACACTGTTGATGATAGTGGATATGACGAAAATGAGGATAAGTTGTTGGATTCGGATTCACACAATTCTGAAAGGTTTGATAATATTTATGGTTTAGTCATCAAGAGACCAGGTGAAGTTAGTGGTCAGAAAGGCAATAATGGAGCTCAAAAATTGGCAAATTTCTCCTCTGTG GATCACTCCGAATTATCCCAGTCAAGAAGTGGTATGGATTTATGTCGTTCTGGTTCTAATGATCATGCTAAGCAGTTAGCATCTGAACACCCTGCCCAGAGTTGCTCATTTTCAGATGGTGAAAGCAG GATTCAGGAGAACTCAGCTAATAACCTACATGGAGCCAATGATAATACTGTGGAAGAAAATTGGATA CAAGCTCAGGATGTCCAACTGTCAAAATCTCAGG ATTTACGGTCATCACTGGAGTCTAAGAAAGATGGTTCTGATGAAGGGGGGTTATCTTCTAATCatattttattgaagactcCTGAAGAAAATGTGTCGGTTGGGGAAACAAAGTCTGTAATTGCACGTGGAAGACTAGGTACATCAACCTCTGGTCCTGGTCTATCACCGAGTTCTTCGGTTGGTTCCCTGTCTTCGGAGAAGTCAACTCTGAATCCCTATGCCAAG GAGTTCAAACTCAACCCTAATGCAAAGAGTTTTATGCCATCCCAAGCACATGCTAGGCCCCGCTCCCCAGTGTCTGATGGTTCCTTCTATTACCCTGCTACTGTATCTACCGTACCAAATATGCCAGCCATGCCCATGGGTATTGGA GTTGGAACTACTTTTGCAGGGCCGCAGCCTGTCATGTATAATCCACAAGTGGCACAAATGCCATCCCAACCATATTTTCATCCAAATGGACCACAG TATGGACAACTTATGGGTCATCCTAGGCAAGTTTTATATGTGCCAAGTTACCAACCT GAGATGCCGTATAAGGGACGGGATTATTGA
- the LOC137819739 gene encoding polyadenylate-binding protein-interacting protein 4 isoform X4, which translates to MHRLVEQGLWVRMNLEQIGQPKSSNGYIRRKSEKDGATKSDYKIPSGKSNASSRLPSTGVVSDNKGGSYGSPSHDRLVYLTSCLIGQHVEAQVKNGSIYSGIFHATNTDKDYGIILKMACLTKDGSLQGQRFRVESFSKAPSKTLIIPSNDLVQVIAKDVSVFRDGQTSAPHYDDMHHEIMVDSVISQSRHVETGRELQRWVPDEDDPECPELENIFDGPWNRGWDQFETNKMLFGVKSTFNEELYTTKLEKGPQTRELEKQALRIAREIEGEETQDLHLAEERGLYHNFDIDEETRFSSVYRGNTVDDSGYDENEDKLLDSDSHNSERFDNIYGLVIKRPGEVSGQKGNNGAQKLANFSSVDHSELSQSRSGMDLCRSGSNDHAKQLASEHPAQSCSFSDGESRIQENSANNLHGANDNTVEENWIQAQDVQLSKSQDLRSSLESKKDGSDEGGLSSNHILLKTPEENVSVGETKSVIARGRLGTSTSGPGLSPSSSVGSLSSEKSTLNPYAKEFKLNPNAKSFMPSQAHARPRSPVSDGSFYYPATVSTVPNMPAMPMGIGVGTTFAGPQPVMYNPQVAQMPSQPYFHPNGPQYGQLMGHPRQVLYVPSYQPEMPYKGRDY; encoded by the exons ATGCACCG GTTAGTGGAACAAGGGCTGTGGGTGAGGATGAATTTGGAACAAATTGGGCAGCCTAAATCATCTAATGGATACATCCGTCGAAAATCTGAGAAAGACGGAGCAACTAAGTCTGATTACAAGATCCCCTCTGGAAAGTCAAATGCCAGCAGCAGATTACCGAGTACAG GTGTAGTGTCTGACAATAAAGGTGGTAGTTATGGGAGTCCTTCACATGATCGACTAGTATATTTAACATCATGCCTTATTGGGCAGCATGTGGAAGCCCAGGTGAAAAACGGATCTATATACTCTGGAATATTTCATGCAACAAATACTGACAAAGATTATG GAATCATTTTGAAAATGGCTTGTTTGACAAAGGATGGCTCCTTGCAAGGACAGAGATTTCGTGTAGAATCTTTCAGCAAAGCTCCTTCTAAGACTTTAATTATACCTTCCAATGACCTTGTACAAGTTATAGCAAAG GATGTTTCTGTTTTCAGAGATGGCCAAACTAGTGCACCTCACTATGATGACATGCATCATGAGATCATGGTTGATTCAGTAATATCTCAATCTCGACATGTTGAGACAGGCAGAGAATTACAGCGATGGGTACCTGATGAAGATGATCCAGAATGCCCTGAACTGGAAAATATCTTTGATGGCCCTTGGAATAG ggGATGGGATCAGTTTGAAACGAACAAAATGTTATTCGGTGTAAAAAGCACATTCAATGAGGAGTTATATACAACAAAACTTGAAAAAGGGCCGCAGACAAGAGAGTTGGAAAAGCAAGCTTTAAGAATTGCAAGAGAAATTGAGGGTGAGGAAACCCAAGATCTCCATCTAGCAGAG GAAAGAGGCCTTTACCATAACTTTGATATTGATGAAGAAACCAGATTCTCTTCAGTCTATAGGGGTAACACTGTTGATGATAGTGGATATGACGAAAATGAGGATAAGTTGTTGGATTCGGATTCACACAATTCTGAAAGGTTTGATAATATTTATGGTTTAGTCATCAAGAGACCAGGTGAAGTTAGTGGTCAGAAAGGCAATAATGGAGCTCAAAAATTGGCAAATTTCTCCTCTGTG GATCACTCCGAATTATCCCAGTCAAGAAGTGGTATGGATTTATGTCGTTCTGGTTCTAATGATCATGCTAAGCAGTTAGCATCTGAACACCCTGCCCAGAGTTGCTCATTTTCAGATGGTGAAAGCAG GATTCAGGAGAACTCAGCTAATAACCTACATGGAGCCAATGATAATACTGTGGAAGAAAATTGGATA CAAGCTCAGGATGTCCAACTGTCAAAATCTCAGG ATTTACGGTCATCACTGGAGTCTAAGAAAGATGGTTCTGATGAAGGGGGGTTATCTTCTAATCatattttattgaagactcCTGAAGAAAATGTGTCGGTTGGGGAAACAAAGTCTGTAATTGCACGTGGAAGACTAGGTACATCAACCTCTGGTCCTGGTCTATCACCGAGTTCTTCGGTTGGTTCCCTGTCTTCGGAGAAGTCAACTCTGAATCCCTATGCCAAG GAGTTCAAACTCAACCCTAATGCAAAGAGTTTTATGCCATCCCAAGCACATGCTAGGCCCCGCTCCCCAGTGTCTGATGGTTCCTTCTATTACCCTGCTACTGTATCTACCGTACCAAATATGCCAGCCATGCCCATGGGTATTGGA GTTGGAACTACTTTTGCAGGGCCGCAGCCTGTCATGTATAATCCACAAGTGGCACAAATGCCATCCCAACCATATTTTCATCCAAATGGACCACAG TATGGACAACTTATGGGTCATCCTAGGCAAGTTTTATATGTGCCAAGTTACCAACCT GAGATGCCGTATAAGGGACGGGATTATTGA
- the LOC137818980 gene encoding nuclear transcription factor Y subunit A-3-like, whose product MKNLIEKGSGSTHLAAPYALGCTSWGTSSESNVQQSSMSRGLTLKMSVLPQQCHKTKPLNFQYQDRDSSSSQSTGQSYQEVGSAQSGQISVQCSNSSACSTLNTTGRKSVEGAIRSVVRGQDFTFPPSQLCHNQPLAHAAFHLVEPCFSGLLASPYGPQPNIHPAQLIGMATARIPLPLDLSEEPIYVNAKQYHAILRRRQYRAKLEAQNKLIKERKPYLHESRHLHAMKRARGSGGRFLNTKKLEESKPTSANHAADVSSCTRLNLRGNMSESRRVVLVEKLNYRDGASTTTSSDITTASNSGDVFQQHQSEFRLCGYPSHIGRNMQGYSSDMGGGGGNQHRLSVLM is encoded by the exons ATGAAGAACTTAATTGAGAAAGGCTCTGGTTCTACCCATTTAGCAGCTCCTTATGCTCTTGGATGCACATCATGGGGGACTTCCTCTGAATCTAATGTTCAACAATCATCCATGTCCAGAGGTTTGACCTTGAAAATGAGTGTTCTGCCGCAACAATGCCATAAGACTAAGCCATTGAATTTTCAATACCAAGACCGAGATTCATCTTCATCTCAATCAACTGGTCAGTCTTATCAGGAAGTTGGTTCAGCGCAATCAG GTCAAATTTCAGTCCAGTGTAGCAATTCTTCTGCTTGTTCAACACTTAACACAACTGGGAGAAAGAGTGTGGAAGGTGCCATCAGGTCTGTTGTGCGGGGTCAGGATTTCACCTTCCCTCCTTCACAACTGTGTCACAACCAACCACTT GCTCATGCTGCTTTCCACCTTGTTGAGCCGTGCTTTAGTGGCCTACTAGCTTCTCCATATGGGCCACAGCCTAAC ATTCATCCTGCTCAACTGATAGGAATGGCTACTGCTAGAATTCCACTGCCACTTGATCTTAGTGAAGAGCCTATATATGTGAATGCAAAGCAGTACCATGCTATTCTGAGGCGCAGGCAATACCGTGCAAAACTTGAAGCACAGAACAAACTCATCAAAGAAAGGAAA CCATATCTTCACGAGTCTCGCCATCTACATGCAATGAAGAGAGCTAGAGGTTCTGGTGGTCGCTTCTTGAATACCAAAAAGCTTGAAGAGTCTAAACCCACTTCAGCTAACCATGCTGCAGATGTTTCAAGCTGTACTCGATTGAATCTGAGGGGAAACATGTCAGAATCTAGGAGGGTGGTTCTAGTGGAGAAGTTGAACTACAGAGATGGTGCTTCCACAACAACCTCTTCCGATATCACTACTGCATCTAATAGTGGTGATGTCTTCCAACAACATCAATCAGAATTTAGATTATGTGGTTACCCTTCTCATATTGGAAGGAACATGCAGGGTTACTCTTCTGATatgggtggtggtggtggaaaCCAACACCGTCTATCAGTCCTTATGTGA
- the LOC137819739 gene encoding polyadenylate-binding protein-interacting protein 4 isoform X2: protein MHRLVEQGLWVRMNLEQIGQPKSSNGYIRRKSEKDGATKSDYKIPSGKSNASSRLPSTGVVSDNKGGSYGSPSHDRLVYLTSCLIGQHVEAQVKNGSIYSGIFHATNTDKDYGIILKMACLTKDGSLQGQRFRVESFSKAPSKTLIIPSNDLVQVIAKDVSVFRDGQTSAPHYDDMHHEIMVDSVISQSRHVETGRELQRWVPDEDDPECPELENIFDGPWNRGWDQFETNKMLFGVKSTFNEELYTTKLEKGPQTRELEKQALRIAREIEGEETQDLHLAEERGLYHNFDIDEETRFSSVYRGNTVDDSGYDENEDKLLDSDSHNSERFDNIYGLVIKRPGEVSGQKGNNGAQKLANFSSVDHSELSQSRSGMDLCRSGSNDHAKQLASEHPAQSCSFSDGESRIQENSANNLHGANDNTVEENWIQAQDVQLSKSQDLRSSLESKKDGSDEGGLSSNHILLKTPEENVSVGETKSVIARGRLGTSTSGPGLSPSSSVGSLSSEKSTLNPYAKEFKLNPNAKSFMPSQAHARPRSPVSDGSFYYPATVSTVPNMPAMPMGIGVGTTFAGPQPVMYNPQVAQMPSQPYFHPNGPQEMPYKGRDY, encoded by the exons ATGCACCG GTTAGTGGAACAAGGGCTGTGGGTGAGGATGAATTTGGAACAAATTGGGCAGCCTAAATCATCTAATGGATACATCCGTCGAAAATCTGAGAAAGACGGAGCAACTAAGTCTGATTACAAGATCCCCTCTGGAAAGTCAAATGCCAGCAGCAGATTACCGAGTACAG GTGTAGTGTCTGACAATAAAGGTGGTAGTTATGGGAGTCCTTCACATGATCGACTAGTATATTTAACATCATGCCTTATTGGGCAGCATGTGGAAGCCCAGGTGAAAAACGGATCTATATACTCTGGAATATTTCATGCAACAAATACTGACAAAGATTATG GAATCATTTTGAAAATGGCTTGTTTGACAAAGGATGGCTCCTTGCAAGGACAGAGATTTCGTGTAGAATCTTTCAGCAAAGCTCCTTCTAAGACTTTAATTATACCTTCCAATGACCTTGTACAAGTTATAGCAAAG GATGTTTCTGTTTTCAGAGATGGCCAAACTAGTGCACCTCACTATGATGACATGCATCATGAGATCATGGTTGATTCAGTAATATCTCAATCTCGACATGTTGAGACAGGCAGAGAATTACAGCGATGGGTACCTGATGAAGATGATCCAGAATGCCCTGAACTGGAAAATATCTTTGATGGCCCTTGGAATAG ggGATGGGATCAGTTTGAAACGAACAAAATGTTATTCGGTGTAAAAAGCACATTCAATGAGGAGTTATATACAACAAAACTTGAAAAAGGGCCGCAGACAAGAGAGTTGGAAAAGCAAGCTTTAAGAATTGCAAGAGAAATTGAGGGTGAGGAAACCCAAGATCTCCATCTAGCAGAG GAAAGAGGCCTTTACCATAACTTTGATATTGATGAAGAAACCAGATTCTCTTCAGTCTATAGGGGTAACACTGTTGATGATAGTGGATATGACGAAAATGAGGATAAGTTGTTGGATTCGGATTCACACAATTCTGAAAGGTTTGATAATATTTATGGTTTAGTCATCAAGAGACCAGGTGAAGTTAGTGGTCAGAAAGGCAATAATGGAGCTCAAAAATTGGCAAATTTCTCCTCTGTG GATCACTCCGAATTATCCCAGTCAAGAAGTGGTATGGATTTATGTCGTTCTGGTTCTAATGATCATGCTAAGCAGTTAGCATCTGAACACCCTGCCCAGAGTTGCTCATTTTCAGATGGTGAAAGCAG GATTCAGGAGAACTCAGCTAATAACCTACATGGAGCCAATGATAATACTGTGGAAGAAAATTGGATA CAAGCTCAGGATGTCCAACTGTCAAAATCTCAGG ATTTACGGTCATCACTGGAGTCTAAGAAAGATGGTTCTGATGAAGGGGGGTTATCTTCTAATCatattttattgaagactcCTGAAGAAAATGTGTCGGTTGGGGAAACAAAGTCTGTAATTGCACGTGGAAGACTAGGTACATCAACCTCTGGTCCTGGTCTATCACCGAGTTCTTCGGTTGGTTCCCTGTCTTCGGAGAAGTCAACTCTGAATCCCTATGCCAAG GAGTTCAAACTCAACCCTAATGCAAAGAGTTTTATGCCATCCCAAGCACATGCTAGGCCCCGCTCCCCAGTGTCTGATGGTTCCTTCTATTACCCTGCTACTGTATCTACCGTACCAAATATGCCAGCCATGCCCATGGGTATTGGA GTTGGAACTACTTTTGCAGGGCCGCAGCCTGTCATGTATAATCCACAAGTGGCACAAATGCCATCCCAACCATATTTTCATCCAAATGGACCACAG GAGATGCCGTATAAGGGACGGGATTATTGA
- the LOC137819741 gene encoding PHD finger protein ALFIN-LIKE 4-like isoform X2 produces MDSRTYNPRTVEEVFRDFKGRRAALIKALTTDVEDFYNQCDPEKENLCLYGFPSEQWEVNLPAEEVPPELPEPVLGINFARDGMQEKDWLSLVAVHSDAWLLAIAFYFGARFGFDKADRKRLFNMINELPTIFEVVTGAAKKQVKEKPSVSNHSGSKSKSSSKQRAPESQSRQSKPLQQPKEEDEDLEEQDEDEHGETLCGACGEHYGTDEFWICCDICEKWFHGKCVKITPARAEHIKQYKCPSCSNKRARP; encoded by the exons ATGGACTCGCGCACGTATAATCCACGCACTGTCGAAGAGGTTTTTAGGGATTTCAAGGGCCGGAGAGCTGCTCTCATCAAAGCCCTTACCACTG ATGTTGAAGATTTCTACAACCAATGTGATCCTG AGAAGGAGAATCTCTGCTTGTATGGCTTTCCCAGTGAACAGTGGGAAGTAAATTTACCTGCTGAAGAAGTACCACCTGAGCTTCCTGAGCCCGTGCTGGGCATTAACTTTGCTAGGGATGGCATGCAAGAAAAAGACTGGCTATCTTTAGTTGCTGTCCATAGTGATGCATGGTTACTTGCTATAGCATTCTATTTTGGAGCCAGATTCGGGTTTGATAAAGCTGACAG GAAACGGCTTTTCAACATGATCAATGAACTGCCAACAATATTTGAAGTTGTTACTGGTGCAGCAAAGAAGCAAGTTAAGGAGAAACCTTCTGTTTCAAACCACAGTGGCAGCAAGTCGAAGTCCAGCTCTAAG CAACGGGCTCCGGAATCTCAGAGTAGACAGTCAAAGCCATTGCAACAACCAAAAGAAGAGGATGAAGATCTGGAAGAACAAGATGAAGATGAACATGGAGAGACCTTGTGTGGGGCATGTGGTGAGCATTATGGCACTGATGAATTCTGGATTTGCTGTGACATCTGTGAGAAATGGTTCCATGGTAAATGTGTGAAGATTACCCCAGCTAGGGCAGAGCATATCAAGCAATACAAGTGTCCATCATGCAGTAACAAGAGAGCTCGCCCTTGA